A genomic window from Peromyscus maniculatus bairdii isolate BWxNUB_F1_BW_parent chromosome 1, HU_Pman_BW_mat_3.1, whole genome shotgun sequence includes:
- the LOC143266797 gene encoding killer cell immunoglobulin-like receptor 3DL1, whose translation MIHHEFFFPGFFLILRTLVQAGSHNKPSLSALPSYVVAQGQNVTLICDTHNESLTFKLYKEFGAAVPQLHEEIFQKNYVLGPVTPEYSGTYRCYCNSHQYTNELSSHSDPLNIIISGIYRKPFFLALPTLLVNSGKKAKLECHSEIMFDTFILTLHKNKITKDSFQLSAESHLGGSHANFSIGPVTPDHAGTYTCYGSYNQTPYEWSESSDPVDIKITGLYKKPSLSALIDPVVTSGENMTLSCVSDHQFDMFHLSREGVPQGHGLPVVKSHNETFQANFYLGYVIQAGTYRCYGSFRNSSNVWSSSSDPLYIPVTDIHRNMHILIDLSVTMILVFLIILLYSCYLAKKSKSQEQDSDMRTTLNRQDPERQEVQEVEYLEFDQMIFKQKLTTPNSQIPKDFSTDPSVYMEVRKCYAEMKDLLHPMSS comes from the exons ATGATCCATCATGAGTTTTTCTTTCCAGGCTTCTTCTTAATCCTGAGGACCTTGGTACAAGCAG GAAGTCATAACAAGCCTTCACTGTCTGCCTTACCAAGCTATGTTGTTGCTCAGGGACAAAATGTGACTCTTATCTGTGACACTCATAATGAGTCTTTGACATTCAAGCTGTACAAAGAATTTGGGGCTGCTGTACCTCAGTTACATGAAGAAATATTCCAAAAGAACTATGTCTTGGGTCCTGTGACTCCAGAATATTCTGGAACATACAGATGCTATTGTAACAGTCATCAATACACTAATGAACTGTCATCACACAGTGACCCTCTGAATATCATAATTTCAG GAATCTACAGGAAGCCTTTCTTCTTGGCCCTGCCAACTCTCCTGGTAAATTCAGGAAAGAAGGCGAAACTGGAGTGTCATTCAGAGATTATGTTTGACACCTTCATTTTGACTCTACACAAAAATAAGATAACCAAGGACTCTTTCCAGCTTTCTGCAGAATCTCATCTTGGGGGGTCCCATGCGAACTTCTCAATAGGTCCTGTGACACCTGACCATGCTGGGACTTACACATGCTATGGTTCTTACAATCAAACACCATATGAGTGGTCAGAATCCAGTGACCCTGTTGACATAAAGATCACAG GTTTATACAAGAAACCTTCTCTGTCAGCCCTTATAGACCCTGTGGTGACATCAGGAGAGAACATGACCTTGTCCTGTGTGTCTGACCATCAGTTTGACATGTTCCATCTCTCCAGAGAAGGAGTGCCTCAGGGACATGGGCTGCCTGTAGTTAAGAGCCACAATGAGACATTTCAGGCCAATTTCTATCTTGGCTATGTGATCCAGGCAGGGACCTATAGATGTTATGGCTCTTTCCGTAACTCTTCCAATGTGTGGTCATCCTCAAGTGACCCATTGTACATTCCTGTCACAG ATATTCACAGGAACATGCATATTCTGATTGACCTGTCAGTGACCATGATCCTTGTCTTCCTCATCATCCTGCTTTATTCTTGTTACTTGGCCAAAAAGAGCAAGTCtcaggaacaa GACTCTGACATGAGAACAACACTGAACAGACAG GATCCTGAAAGACAAGAAGTGCAGGAGGTGGAATACTTAGAATTTGatcagatgatcttcaaacaaaaattgacCACTCCCAATTCCCAGATTCCCAAGGACTTTTCCACAGATCCCAGTGTGtacatggaagtcaggaaatgttaCGCTGAGATGAAAGATCTTCTTCATCCCATGAGCTCTTAA